The Musa acuminata AAA Group cultivar baxijiao chromosome BXJ3-6, Cavendish_Baxijiao_AAA, whole genome shotgun sequence region GAAAATAGACATGAAGAATTCCACCATTCAGGAAAGAAGGATATCGAAAGTCTTGAGCACCAACTTTATGAGATGCATGAAGAAAATGAGAAACTGATGGGCTTATACGAAAAAGCCATGACAGAGAGGGATGATTTCAAAAGAATGTTGGCTTCTATGGAATCCAGCATATCCTTAACCAAAGAAGAGATTGTATGTCCAGAAAAGCTAGTTGAAATGGACGAAGAAACAGGCTGCCAGAAGCAAGAGACGGAGGAGCTGACGGAACATCTAGCGGAAGTGCCAGAGAAAGTGCCGCATTTGGTCAGAAATAATTTGGAACTCGTACGAGATAAGCTTGCTGCTGTACGGACAGATCTCAGATACTTTGGGATACTCGAGAAGAACATAACCGATGTGAAAGAGCTTTCAGAAAATGTTGAAGAAGTAGAGCCTGGCATTCAGTTAAAAGAACAAGAGATCGAGGAACTCAAGCATGTTCTGTCCCAGACACAGGAAAGAAAGACAGTCTTGGACAAGAAGTTTCTGGCTCTGAAACTTGCACTTGGGAGTTTTTCTTCTGAGGCACACTATTGGGAACAGAGAGAAACCCGGGCTAGAACAAGGCTGAACGTGTGCTTTGAACATTTGGagcaaaagaaagaagaactaAGATGTCTTCAAGCTCGCAAGGATGAAACTAGCACTGCACTGTCGAAGGCTCAACATTCCGAATCTCAGTTGAGACACAACATAGATTGTTTAAAGTCTAAGCTCCATGATTCAGAAACTCAAAGGAAGAAGACCGAAAGAGTGCTGTTTGCGATTGATAATATGGATACGGTCGACGTCGTCCCGGTGCAAAAGAACTTGAGTTTTGGTAAAGCATCTGAATTGCTGAAGTGTGAGGAGGAGCGAAGCAAACTGTCGGTGGAGATGAAAAAGTTACAGGAACAGTTGGCTGTTGTACAAAGAGAAATCGCAAGCTTCATGAAGAAAATTGATGCAATCGATACTAAGATGAAGAGCTACGAAAATGGGATAAATACTGGACTGCTCTCACTGCAGGAAGCAGAAGTTGGGTTGCAACAGGTGATGGAAGAGAAGAACATGCTTTCAGAGATGAGAGAGGCCGGAAAGGCTGAGCTGGCAAACCTGTTACTTGAGTTCCAGGAGTGTATATTTGTGCTGGACTTAAAAGAAGGTGAGATTCAGCTGTGCCAGGAAACAATGCAACAGGAATCGACAAAACTGGAGGagataaaatccaagagagatttgGCCACACAGAACTTGAATCAGTTCCTGGAGAACAACAGAAGTGCAATGGTGATCTCCGACGAAGGAGTTTGCTCAGAGATTGTGTCGGAAAAGCTAGAACATGAGTTAAGCTGTGTTCAGATGTATCTTGATGAAGTAATTACCACCTGTTAGAACTGATGGATTGTTTGATTAATTCAGATTCATCACAGTGATGGGTCGCTCATTCAACTGCTCAAAATTTGGTTTTGTGATTTGCACGGACCCCTATCGATCTCGCTCGTGTTTTCCTGTCTTGCATTTCTGCTCGTTGTGAAGCTGTTCTTGTTCTTAGAACCTCAAGAGCTCGACATGAAGACATCTCTGCTCGTGAGATCTTTTGGCATATTGGTGTTTTGCCATCTCACATGACAGCGGTTTATACAGTCAAAGTTAAGTTTGAATTCAGTATTAAAATGTACTTATTTGATATACCGAAGTATACTGTTCCGTACGATAGCTCGTAGTATGTCGTCGACGTGCACCCTTCCTCCTTATTCTCtttgtcctcttcctccttttgtCTTCTCTCATTCTTCCATGTGTTCTCTCTCATCTTTCTCCACCTGTCTCCTCGTCTTTCTTCCTTCTTACTCCAtcaacccttcttcttcttcttcttcttcttctttagacaTTATTAGTACATATCAAGTTGTAGAGATTGTAGTGATATTTGCTCTACTCTTAAAGTGAAAGTTACTAAAGAGATTGGGTAAAAACGACTAATAATAATTTGGGGTTCAAATCATAGCTTGACATGCGGAAAAGCACGTACATAAATTGTTCAAACGAAGAATGAAAAATTCTGCCAATTTATTATAAGAAGAAAAAGGTTGATTTAATGGAAACCATGAAACATCATTTCAAGCCATAATTTGGAGAATTGGAGTCGAGAATTCGATGACATTTGGCCCCTTGACATGTCACACTCCGTCGCCTAAATCATTGATGAGTGCTCGTCCTCGGGGACAAGTTTTCCATCGTGCGCATTGCTCCCATGTTTGTGAGGTTGCTTTCTCCATTAGGTGAAGGTCGTTGTCTAGAAAGAATAATGCTCTCGGTGGCATAGAAATGGTGTGCTCATGTGATGATGATATCTTAGTTGTGAATACATTAATGTGCTTTAAATGTCTACTTTCTCGTGGATCACATTCTATTATATCAACCAAAAGCTTAGCTTCGCTAAGAGTTACTTATGGCTTCTAATAAATGAGTAATCCTTTGTATGCACAATAAATTATGGCAAAAAaaaatcgtatatatatatatatatatatatatatatatatatatatatatatatatatatatatatgtgtgtgtgtgtgtgtgtgtgtatttaatCTTGGTTAGTTAGTATTTTATAGATGATATTACAATGAtaagaatattttattattttgattcaaACTAAAAGCTAAATCATGTTAGGTGTCATTTAATCCAAGTTTTCGGATGGATGTCATGTGTGGGTTCAAATTCTTAAGATATGTGAgtggaataaaaaataaattattagagatatatatatatttttaaaggaTAGGTGAAGATTAGGGAATTTGAGTCCAAAATTTTACgataaaatatctaaattaattaatatttttaaaaaatatatcattatgtAAATGAGTCTATTTTATTATCATCTTCAAAAATAcggttgagttttttttttcttatagtttGTGGATAGATATTAATAGAATGATCATAATATATGaaggattttaaaatatataggtTTTAGTTTTACTAACAAAATTTAGGAGAATTATTGGTGTGCTCGGTTGGGACCCACTCAAATCGACGGTTGGAAAGAAAACTATATGAATGGTAGTGATCGTTCCATATGTAAATTTAATATACGATTAACTTATTTTAGTGATAATTTTGCATCGATTGTTGTCGTTGTCGTCGTCCTTTCGGTGGTCGTCCCACTACACTTGTAGTGACTATTGCCTCAACTATTACACGGTGTAGTGTACGAGAAGCAATATCTTGTTGATCTTTGCATGACATGATTCTTATCATCTAAAAGACAATCCAATTATCTATCTACGAAATAAACGAAAAGGGGTAGGTTATGTTAGCATAAAATTTGCCTTTATCTATCTACTCAAATCCTCCTAACTCGGATTCggtttcatatttatttttagttATATAATTTTACCTGATTAATCTGACTAAATCAGGCTGAGTAGAAAAATATGATGTGTTACTATTTTAGTatcatatttatatattaaaaatatttattttatagtaaTATATCAGTCACTAAGATTGAAGGTTTGAAATGACatcctataattttttttccaaCAAGTTAGCTAGTCAAGCTAATTAAGACTCTGATTATTTGATTGActcgagaatatatatatatatatatatatatatatatatatatatatatatatatatatatataattcatatattttttatgcttACTATGTATATTCATATTTAACTCATACATCGATCATTTGAAacatactttttaaaatatattatgcatatgataatttatacgATCACTATTTTATAATGAATTAAATTTATACTTACTTAATTGATGCTAATAAAAGATTATGTTCCTTAATGATCAAGTGCGTTAAAGAATGATAAACTTATAATATCAGGAGTATAGGGTTATGAGATACTTTAATTAAGAACACTACatcttgaattattgatttataataatttctaAAAAAAGTTTGATAAAATAAACTATATTTAGCCAAAAAAATTATCTAGATTCCATTATCAATTATTTGAAGGCTAAACTATCCTCCTAATTCATTACAAATACTTGATCTGTTATATTAAAATTTGGTTAGGATTCTATGAATTTATAAACCTCGGTATTCGCTCAattctaaattttataaaacCTTAAGaaagtttttaaaatatataaaagagaCAGTGTCTAATCATATCTCTAAAGGGTTAATTTAGTTTGAATATAACTCCTTAGAAAATAAGAAATTTTGAGTACCTCGATAATAATAAGTCTAAGCAATAATCTCGATTAAAGTCATATTAGAAGTTTTAGAATAATAAGAGATTTATACAATATATATCCGAAAATGAAAGATAAATTCAAAGTCTATGTTATGTTGGATTCAATCTCATTGGGtctcatttcaatttttttttcttttactaatataattctaATGTTATAATAACTTCAATCAAGTTTAATTTGACTTAATAAAGTAATACTTTTAGTCTAAACTTATCTTTCAATCTCACTTATGTATCTCAAtatttagtattttttatttgtatcttcatttaattttttattactttatctATGCTTAAGCAGTTTGTTATCCTCATATACATAATATTTAAAACTCATACTTCTTTAGATTTATCATGGTTAAACTTATTCGAGATTCACTTAAGGCCATTTAAAATTTAATCATCAGTTTTagtcactatatatatatttatttattattgtaaCTTAACCTCTTGTTCAAGTCTATTAGTACACTTTGGCTTGTAGTACTATACTCAACATAAACATTaatgcatatatatttttaatcaatattCCATAGAATATTGAGGATGATATTCTTGAAAAACatgtttttcaattttaaaaataaaaaatgaacatattatttattatatttatgaagcaTAAATATCATTAATTATGTCACTAAGTGagaataacatatatatatatatatattatttataattctgTTAATATACTAGTCCTAATTCATTCATAATTTGAAGTGTGTGAGACTAATGAATAATATGTTATGGCAAAGAGTTCAAACTCTCGATATGAGGTAAAACGAATTCGGATGCATATTGATAGGGTGACTCAGAAGAACGAATCCTCTGTTGGTGTTTATCGAGTGTTTTGCTGTGTACTGATGATATTGATCCGAGCTTCTTGTTTTTTTGCATGCATAATGGATTCCTTTGTTCATGTTTGTGTTTGTCTTGACTGCTCTTGCAGATTCGCCTCCCACCATATTCGTTCGCGTGCTCGGGAAGCACAAGAACCGGAACAAGGAAAACAAGGTTGAGGTCTGATGGTGTCGGAATTTACGGAGGAAGAGAAATAAAAAGCTGACGACGACATGCAATCTTCAGCTCCAAAAtcacaatttttttctttccttttattcTGCATTTTTTACTTTTGTTTTTTTCCTCTTTGGCCATATTCATTTATTAACATAATAGAATATTGATAAGGGACCATTTAATCATGAGGACGAGGAATTATCCGTTTTAAACGATGAGCGTACTCGTACTTTTTAAAGATAAGAGAGACATGACGAACTTATGAATCTTTGGCTCACATACTCCTCAATCAATATGAGACTACCTGACCTTATCAAATATAATGCATCTCCACTAGCGAACAAAGTAGTGTTTTTCGAAAGAAACAAGAATCACATGCTTTAACGATGGAGAGATTCTTTTACTCACTTTCAGCATCTATTTTTTGTTGAGCTAAAACATTTCCAAAAGGCACGAACAGAAAAAATGGACTAATATGATTTCCATGACGAAGGAAACGAAAGTGGAACAAAATGGATAGCTCATTTTGATGGTAATGATGCTAGCAAAATTCTTGAATGAAAATTCACTTGTTTCTACAAGCAGTGTGGCAGTATCAGTGGCGGCATTTCATTTCATTAAGTTGATATCCGACGTCCCCCGCATCGTGCAGCATTGTGAAGGTTTGGATGAGAGGTGTAGTCCGTCGAAAGGGATGAGACAGTGAGTTGGGTGGAAATAAGCTGGCCGTCCACTGCTCTTCCTCACCCCACACACTCCTTGTCATTTTGCTAGCTCTCGATATCTGCTTCTAACTCCTCCTGCCCGTATCCTACCCCACCTTCTCTCCTTTCACTGAGAAGGGTGTCTTTTAGCTCGACTGATTTCACTTCTCATGTGTTCTTTCTTTGTCTTCCTCGCATCGTTTTGTAGCTTTCCATGAAGCATGTGAACTGTTCTTTGCTGCATGCATTCTCACACCTTTGAGATGATGCTTGTTTGGGTAAGATTTTTCGGTCGCCATGCTCTCGGTATTCAGCTTATACATGAAATGGAATTACTGTAATACATACTTCATAAAGAGTCTTCTCTCAagagaaaaaaggaagaagaaacctTCTTTCGTCTCTTTTCTAGGTTTCAAATCAATTCCAAGGAAAACATAGATTTACAAGGAGATGAAGTACTCGAGTCTTCAAGCAACTCTGGTCAGAAATCGAAATCAACCAATCCATATTGTgacaattttctttcttttttgtttactGTGTCTACTCTGTAAATGCTTGTGATGGCTCTATCCACCTCCTTATTGCCTATATGTTTCCATGCAGTCATTTCGATTTCTCAACACGGCATAATTCAGGAGTCCGAAGATGGATTCAGCAGCACCTGGAATTGCCATGGCCAAGTCGGACAAGCTGGAGATGGGAGCAACAAGAGGACCTACTATGAGCTCTACTGAAGTTGTGCCAACCAGTGCTGTTAATGGCAGTCCGAGCTTGTCAAGAAAGTTGAGCTTTGGAAAGAAGTTGATGGGGTCTTTCAAAGGAGGGCACCACCTCAGAAAGACATGGAGTGGACACATGAAGATGGATTCTGAAGATGTTGGCAGTGAGGCAAGTCTGAGCCGCGCCTCCAGTGCAAGCTTGAGCTTCTCCTACTCCTTTACCGGCTTCACCGCACTCCCTGAAGTTTCTGATACCATGGCTTTCGGCAACAATGAGAATGGTAACGCTGTACAATCAGAACAACATGATCATTCAAAGATAATATACAGTGGTGTGTGCATAGTTTCTGAATCTTGTAGAAACCAAGACATATATTTAAAGCATGTAAAACTATGATTGTAGTTGAAGCAAATTCCCGATAAATGAAATAATCGAACGCAAAAACATTGCAGTCATAAGTAGATGCCAATCCGGGGACAGATCATTTGttatgaaaatattataacaagTACAAAGTGGCCTGATGTGTCTAACTCTGCATGTTGTTCGTTTACTACCCTGCAGAAATTGATCTGGAGATTCAAGAAACAAGGAAAAGTCTGATGTCAGAGCCAACTTTGCCGATATATTTGAAGGTATCATTGTGCTGGAGTTGCCCTCTAATACTTGCTGAATCTTTGTAAAGGAACATAAACACAAGGCTATTCTTCAAATATCTTTCTCAGAGGCACTGAGTCGTAAATCTGAATTCTAAACTAATATACAGAGGGCTGATCTATAGCAACCACATCATAGAGCATCCTGATTGACATCTCCTTTTGTCAAATTTGCAGTTTACAGAGGTTAGATACAGTGTAGTACTCAAAGGAATAACAACTACTACAGAGAAGGAAATTCTCCATGGAATTACAGGTTCAGTGAGACCTGGAGAACTTTTAGCCCTGATGGGGCCTTCTGGCAGTGGCAAAACCACACTTCTTAGCCTTCTCGGTGGAAGAATTACGGCTAATATCATTCAAGGATCTGTCACATATAATGATGAACCATATACCAAATCTCTAAAGGGCAGGTAAATGATCAAGTTCAAATTGTATTCTGTTTAGCAATTCCAATCTCATAGATATATAACAACACATACATTGGAAAGGACCTGGGTCAGCAGTATCAGAGGCTAAATGCATAGGAATCTGTTTCCAGAGTCCGGCAAACAAGAAGTTAAGCTTTGGCACAAGCTGACTTGATAGTGAAGATAGAACTATGCTTGGCAGCAGCAAATTCATGTGTTCATTTCTTAGTGTAGAACAAGATGTCATCACTCTTGTAATAGATTATCAACTACTCTCATAGACAGAATCATGTGCACTTACAGTTTGGTAAATTGCTATAAGAATGATGTCAATTTTCAGGATGGGATTCGTGGCACAGGACGATATTTTATTTGCACATCTCACCGTGAGAGAAACATTAACATATGCAGCTCTCCTTCGACTCCCAAGGACAATGACTAGAGAACAGAAGGAAGACAGGGCCATGGATGCCATCTACGAGCTGGGGCTTGAAAGGTAGCTTTTTGGTTATTTGAGTTCTTAATTCTAACTCAAAGTTGCCTAATATGAGCAAAGATCTCTATAGTGGACTTGCTCTTCAACTTCCAATCTTATAAGGAAACTTGCCTGAATTTTCGGAGATCTAATCGATCTTGTTCTCAAATTTGATAACATTCTGCAGGTGCCAAAATACTATCATTGGAGGACCTTTTGTAAGAGGAGTTTCAGGTGGTGAGAGGAAAAGGGTGTGCATTGGAAATGAGATCATAATCAACCCATCTTTACTGTTTCTTGATGAGCCCACATCTGGCCTTGATTCAACAACAGCCCTAAGAATAATACAAGTTTTGCATGGTATAGCTAAGGTATCAATCATCATGATGTTGATTTTATACTGGTAACCTTTACTGTATTACTCAAATCATGTAGCTCAGATAAAATTTtagttaagagagagagagagagtgtgtgtgtgtgtgtatatatattcatgtatatgATAAATTGTGGTGACTACAAGTCTCTCTTGAACCTATGCAGTTGGGGAAAACTGTGGTGACTACaattcatcaaccatctagcagacTCTTCCATAGATTTGATAAACTGATACTTCTTGGAAAGGGCAGTTTGCTGTACTTTGGGAAAGCATCGAAAGCTATAAAATACTTCTCATCTATTGGATGTTCTCCTCTCATTGCTATGAATCCAGCAGAATTTCTGCTTGAT contains the following coding sequences:
- the LOC135585097 gene encoding ABC transporter G family member 22-like; the encoded protein is MDSAAPGIAMAKSDKLEMGATRGPTMSSTEVVPTSAVNGSPSLSRKLSFGKKLMGSFKGGHHLRKTWSGHMKMDSEDVGSEASLSRASSASLSFSYSFTGFTALPEVSDTMAFGNNENEIDLEIQETRKSLMSEPTLPIYLKFTEVRYSVVLKGITTTTEKEILHGITGSVRPGELLALMGPSGSGKTTLLSLLGGRITANIIQGSVTYNDEPYTKSLKGRMGFVAQDDILFAHLTVRETLTYAALLRLPRTMTREQKEDRAMDAIYELGLERCQNTIIGGPFVRGVSGGERKRVCIGNEIIINPSLLFLDEPTSGLDSTTALRIIQVLHGIAKLGKTVVTTIHQPSSRLFHRFDKLILLGKGSLLYFGKASKAIKYFSSIGCSPLIAMNPAEFLLDLASGNINDVTVPSVLESKVQSKESESNARNGKPSPEDVHEYLVEAYEDRVADKQMRKILMPLPISEDLKATLSSQKRDWGASWWQQYSILFWRGLNERRHDYLSWMRITQVLAIAVILGLLWWKSSSTTTRGLEDQAGLLFFISVFWGFFPVFTAIFTFPQERAMLTKEREVDMYKLSAYFMARTTSDLPLDLILPIIFLLIVYFMAGLRRSIEHFFLTMLVVFLSIIAAQGLGLVIGASLMDIKKATTLGSVTVMTFMLAGGFFVRRVPVFISWLRYVSFNYHTYRLLLKVQYDHVPSSLNVTHLDNGVKEITALTVMVLTYRIMAYVFLRRMKLPN